From Antedon mediterranea chromosome 9, ecAntMedi1.1, whole genome shotgun sequence, a single genomic window includes:
- the LOC140058736 gene encoding transmembrane protein 115-like encodes MASSTTETTLKVQMKMEHIRTALTKGSVVIKAICAGLLLFYFFSIFIEKENLMNALSVTPGLVFPPSFHVWTLLTHPFVEIHIWNALVGVLAVAICGKFIEPVWGALQMLIFFALITVGSSVMSSLVYLFIYMGSSNIYYLFDTHFYGMTGTIAGTTVALKQLIGDQELPTGPLKLYVKDIPLLYLLMSVILKLVGLVSGTHPCFVGSGIFVAWVYLRFYQKQSDGKILGDMCDHFSFASFFPEIIRPPIAVFSNTVHGFLVKIKVCKKQVRKYDVGAPSAITITLPGTDPADAERRRQLALKALNERLTRVEQQTEWPSMDDQPSTSDDASQPPSLKEEAVADKQDVLVDIEGSATGMTST; translated from the exons ATGGCGTCTTCCACAACAGAAACAACACTAAAAGTTCAAATGAAAATGGAGCATATTCGAACTGCACTTACAAAAGGCAGTGTTGTTATAAAGGCAATATGTGCAGGACTTcttttgttttacttcttttcgatttttattgaaaaagaGAATCTTATGAATGCATTGTCCGTCACACCTGGACTGGTGTTTCCCCCAAGTTTTCATGTGTGGACACTTCTGACACACCCATTCGTAGAAATTCATATTTGGAACGCACTTGTAGGTGTTCTTGCTGTAGCCATATGTGGAAAATTTATAGAACCAGTATGGGGAGCCTTGCAAATGCTCATATTCTTTGCTTTGATCACCGTTGGCTCATCAGTTATGTCTTCTTTGGTTTATTTGTTCATCTACATGGGGTCTTCgaatatttattatctttttgaCACACACTTTTATGGAATGACCGGAACAATAGCCGGAACTACTGTAGCTTTGAAACAATTGATAGGGGATCAAGAATTACCGACAGGTCCATTGAAATTATATGTAAAAGACATTCCGCTGTTATATCTCTTAATGTCTGTCATCCTGAAACTGGTCGGCCTTGTCTCTGGAACACATCCTTGTTTTGTCGGATCAG GAATATTTGTAGCTTGGGTGTATTTGCGATTTTACCAGAAACAATCTGACGGTAAGATACTAGGGGATATGTGCGATCACTTCAGTTTTGCCAGCTTCTTCCCAGAAATAATACGACCACCGATCGCAGTCTTTTCCAATACAG ttcatggatttttggttaaaatcaaaGTTTGTAAGAAACAAGTAAGGAAATACGATGTTGGAGCGCCCTCAGCTATTACAATCACCCTTCCTGGTACGGACCCCGCTGATGCAGAAAGAAGAAG aCAACTCGCCTTGAAAGCATTGAATGAACGACTGACTCGTGTTGAGCAACAAACAGAATGGCCTAGCATGGATGATCAGCCAAGCACGTCGGACGATGCGAGCCAGCCTCCAAGTCTAAAAGAAGAAGCAGTGGCTGATAAACAAGACGTACTCGTTGATATCGAAGGAAGCGCTACAGGAATGACGAGTACGTGA
- the LOC140058735 gene encoding selenide, water dikinase 1-like, translating into MAQRPIFNPEDHDLDKSFRMSKSVDLKGSACSLPEDSTDKLLKIFKDEENELLAQDQNTMGLLDQPQSIVPQLGENSHIGIRPCNGGFSMIQSTNMSPALVDDPYMMGKIACSSTLGDLYAIGILKCDTIVMQLGLPNKFSDKERDAIAPLIVQGFKDMAKEAKTDVIAGRTYLNPWCVVGGTTTVIIPPHDIITPDSAIVGDVLVLTKPLGTSVAVQVHQFLELTDKWNRIKPIAAAEDVERAYQEAMYNMARLNNNAADTMRKFNAHGATNVDGYGILGAAKQLVKNQRNDVNFVIHNLPVIGKMSSVAKPFAIQQFSSYGNTFKLTQGVSPETSGGLLIAFPREQAAAYCKEIERVDGHTAWIIGIVEKGERKAKVIDKPRVIEVTTKMK; encoded by the exons ATGGCCCAACGACCTATATTTAACCCAGAAGACCACGATTTAGACAAGTCATTTCGCATGTCGAAATCTGTGGATTTGAAAGGGTCTGCTTGCTCCTTGCCGGAGGATTCTACAGATAAACTACTGAAGATATTCAAAGATGAGGAAAACGAACTTCTTGCACAAGATCAAAATACCATGGGCTTGCTTGATCAACCTCAATCCATTGTACCACAACTTG GTGAGAACTCGCATATTGGGATTAGGCCTTGCAATGGAGGGTTTAGCATGATTCAAAGCACAAATATGAGTCCAGCATTGGTGGATGATCCCTATATGATG GGTAAAATAGCCTGCTCCAGTACGCTCGGTGACTTGTATGCAATTGGAATTCTCAAATGTGACACAATTGTCATGCAACTTGGTCTTCCAAATAAGTTTTCTGACAAGGAAAGAGACGCAATAGCTCCATTGATTGTTCAGGGTTTTAAA GATATGGCAAAAGAAGCAAAAACGGATGTGATTGCTGGAAGGACCTATTTGAACCCATGGTGTGTGGTTGGAGGAACGACCACAGTTATCATACCCCCTCATGATATTATCAC gCCAGACAGTGCTATTGTTGGAGATGTTCTTGTTTTGACCAAACCACTAGGAACCAGTGTCGCAGTACAAGTCCATCAGTTCCTTGAGTTGACAGACAAATGGAACCGAATCAAGCCAATAGCTGCTGCTGAAGACGTAGAAAGAGCCTACCAAGAAGCTATGTATAACATGGCTAGACTGAACAACAATG CTGCAGACACGATGCGAAAGTTTAACGCACACGGTGCTACAAACGTTGATGGATATGGAATACTAGGCGCAGCAAAACAATTAGTTAAAAATCAACGAAACGATGTGAACTTTGTCATCCACAATCTACCAGTGATTGGAAAGATGTCATCCGTTGCCAAACCATTCGCTATTCAACAGTTTTCATCGTATGGTAATACGTTTAAACTTACGCAGGGAGTTTCTCCAGAAACATCAG GAGGCCTACTAATCGCCTTCCCACGAGAACAAGCTGCCGCCTACTGCAAGGAAATTGAACGAGTCGATGGCCACACGGCGTGGATAATTGGAATAGTTGAAAAAGGAGAACGAAAAGCTAAAGTTATCGACAAACCACGAGTCATAGAGGTCACCACCAagatgaaataa
- the LOC140059418 gene encoding fibrinogen-like protein A, with protein sequence MDFAVFVVSANNENYIEECRAFIGPIKDGIGYAPLVVVTSRDKLDSSKKRSMEVNLTAYGAHAAVFVENYTTRTDRERMTITEVDTNKHFDLCKVFTTIQREYNHFLTGKYEHRHSRFLKPAIIVLILMLCGFLLGWHRAGFNGVRRDCSDFGIMSGNGVNTIRPGSGEPFNAYCDMTTDGGGWTVIHRNSDRSDGFFNKSWEMYKTGFGERDQDHWLGNEKIYRLTNVSKYELRVDLTSFKSGSRFALYDNFKISSEGSLYRLHIGAYSGDAGDALICHNGASFSSISGKQSKHKWWWLSECSHSNLNYAPGAYKGLYWTHFEDAKLKSAEMKIRRIDYFRFVYIWYAYSILHLPEIILAITAIIIITVAWTVIKNN encoded by the exons ATGGATTTTGCTGTATTTGTTGTCAG TGCGAACAACGAAAACTATATTGAAGAGTGTAGAGCTTTCATTGGTCCTATAAAAGACGGAATAG GGTATGCACCACTTGTTGTTGTTACTTCAAGAGATAAACTTGATTCTTCTAAGAAAAGAAGTATGGAGGTGAACCTGACGGCCTATG GTGCACACGCAGCTGTCTTTGTTGAAAATTACACAACACGAACAGATAGGGAACGAATGACTATTACTGAAGTTGACACCAATAAACACTTTGATTTATGTAAAGTGTTCACGACAATCCAGAGAGaatacaatcattttttaaCAGGAAAATATGAACATCGACATTCTCGTTTCCTAAAACCAGCAATCATTGTGCTGATATTGATGCTTTGTGGTTTTCTGTTAG GGTGGCATAGAGCTGGTTTTAATGGTGTGCGTCGTGACTGCAGTGACTTTGGCATTATGTCGGGAAATGGTGTAAATACTATTCGACCAGGCAGTGGAGAGCCGTTCAATGCTTATTGCGATATGACGACAGATGGCGGTGGTTGGACA GTTATTCACAGAAATTCTGATAGATCTGATGgattttttaataaaagttGGGAAATGTACAAAACTGGTTTCGGGGAACGAGATCAAGATCATTGGCTTGGAAACGAGAAGATTTATCGGCTAACTAACGTATCAAAATACGAGTTAAGAGTTGATTTAACATCATTCAAAAGTGGTTCTCGATTTGCTCTCTATGACAATTTCAAGATAAGCAGTGAAGGCAGCTTGTATAGGCTACATATTGGTGCCTATAGCGGTGATGCTG ggGATGCTCTGATATGTCACAATGGAGCTTCGTTTTCATCCATATCCGGCAAGCAGTCAAAACACAAATGGTGGTGGTTAAGTGAGTGTTCCCATAGCAACCTCAACTACGCGCCCGGCGCATATAAAGGCCTCTATTGGACTCATTTTGAAGACGCAAAACTGAAATCAGCCGAAATGAAAATTCGTAGAATCGATTACTTTCGATTTGTTTATATTTGGTATGCATACTCAATTCTTCATTTGCCAGAGATAATTCTGGCAATTACAgcgattattataataacagtAGCATGgactgtaataaaaaataactga